A stretch of DNA from Aspergillus flavus chromosome 3, complete sequence:
ACCCCCCAAAAGCTGATGTCACAGAGGCAAGCTACACTAGGGACGGTGGAGCACTTCTAAGAGGGTACTTCTTGCATGATTCCTCTTTGGCCGTTCTCAGCATCCCACATTTTGTGGTTGATAGAAAAGCGCCCCATTCATTCAGCAACGCAGTCAAGCAATTCCTCGCGCAGAGCACCAAAGCTGGCCTTAAGAAAGTAGTTATTGATGTACAACAGAACCCGGGTGGAAGCCCTCTGCTGGCACTTGAGACCTTTAAGATAGTGAGTTAACGCCGCAACTCGCTCAGCTCTGTTGCGTCTGTGTTCTTAACTGACCCATGTTTCCATATagtttttcccttccattaAACCGTGGGCAAGTAGTCGTCGACGTGTTCATCCAATGGCAAACGCTCTGGGTTCTGCCCTAACAACCTACTGGCAAAACCTTACCATGGATCGCCCGGAGTATTACAACTTAACAGCCAACGAGTGGGTGGTAACCGGCCGACTAGACCTAGACACTGGGAGAAACTTCACCTCGTGGGATGATTTTGTCGGCCCGACAGATCGTTATCGTGGTGATGGCTTTACGAAGAAGGTATGGGCAATCCTCCTTTGTACCTATTCTTTGATGGAATACGCGGTGCTGACGGAGGGGCGCTTAGGAGCAATACAATTTATCAAGCACCTTATTTACCATGAAGGCAGCTGGAATTGAAATCGACGGGCATGATAATGGTCAGCCATATAAACCAGAGGACATCATTATCTTGAGCGACGGACTCTGCTCGTCGGCATGCGCACTTTTCATGGAACTTATGCATCACGAAGCGGGAGTGCAAACCGTTGTAATTGGAGGCCAACCCAGTTATGGGCCGATGCAGGCACCGAGCGGAAGCCGCGGAGCAGCCCTTTACAAGGCTGAGAATATGCATCGAGATATTGAACTGGCGCGAGGCATCGACAAATCTAGGCATGTGGACTTACCCAGCCGCACACATGCGTTCCTAATTACTACCGCCACGGTCAATCTCCGAGACCAGGTCCGACAAACTGACTCCTCCGCCACGCCCTTACAATTCCTTTATGAGGCTGCTGACTGCAGAATATTCCTTGTTCCTGCGACCTGGTACAACTATACCAATCTCTGGAAGTATGCTGCAGACGCAATATGGCAGAACCCCGCGTTTTGTACTAAAGGCTCGAGGACGGATCATACCCAGCCGACTCACCCTTCAGTGCCAGGCAAGCCATACAATGCGAGCAGTACTCTATCGAATCTGGCGGACTCACAATCGGAGGGGCATCCCTCAAGTATACAAGACGACTCCAACTTTATCTTAGACAAAGTTGGGTCGCCGGGTAAATTGGAGGGGCGTCCATGCCAGTTGCACACCGACTGTGCAGGGCAGTTATCATGCCAGGATGCCCAGGTCTGTGGGATTGAACAGAATTCCCAGAAAGAATTCTATGGAATACCAGAAAAGCAGAAGCGATGCGTTGAATGGTGTGACAACTACACCAAGAAGTGCGTTGGTTGGGGGAAAACTTGCTATCAGGATAACGATCCCATCCTTGAGCAGCCATTTCCAGGAGAGTATCATACCAAAAATTGCAAACCAATCCCACCAAACGACTGTCCTCTTTCTACGTACAAGGACGATGAAGGCTTCGATTGCTATGGCACAAAAGACACCCTTACGTGCTATAACCGGGTGAGTGGGAAGTGGAAAACATTGATGAGTCTGGATTCTGGGTCTCGCCTGGCCGATTCCCCTATTCTCTATCTTAATGAGACCCAAACCTGTTGTTGCGGGGGCTGGCAATCTGTGTGTGGCACGAATAATTCTCAATTTTgccaacaaaagaaaggTAGTCCTGTTTGTGATTGCTCCAACGGATCTCGGCAATGTCAGGTGAAAAGTCAGATATTCTAGATTGTGGACCTCCAGTCGGAGTGTATCTTGGGTGAGATATTGGGCAGCGAAGGATCGCAGTCTAGATTTTCATATAGGTGTGGCATACTTTTGTATTTTGGGTAGAGGTTTAGAACAGGCGAATGAAGCAGGCATTGTAATCATATGTAATAGCAACTGCAGGATTCTGACTTGAGTTAACTAGAGTCACTCCATGTATATCGTCAAGCTGCATGTTGAATTCTTGGAGTCCGACTTACTGGTAGTTTGGGAAGCAGCGAATATACCAAGAGACACCGCCGCTTTAGCTGTTTTCCTTGAAATAGATATGCAGAAACGTCGAAGAGATAGTATACTGGCATTTTAGCGCATTCCAAAATTGCCCAGACAAAGACATCCCCTTTATGCGACCGTGAAAGCCGGGGCGTTTGCCCAGCTTGCCCGACCAGAACAAAACGCCCGCCTGGGGCCGTCCTCGATGACAGAGCTCACGGGCCAGACTCAAGGAAACACTCCTCTGATGAGAAATGTAGAGTTCTGGCTATGTACGCCTACTAACATAAGGTCTGCTGTTGGGACCGTTAATAACGATGATGGTGTGCTGAGCTGTTTTGGTCTGAAGGGCGAACGCGGGCTATTTGTTGGTTAATGTAATAgccattcttcttttatcTGGTGCCGAGTTGATAGTTTGCAGGGGAAACAATGATAGGTACTGGATTGACTAGTTAGATCATTATTATATTCTGGTTAACTTGTATTACTTCGCTTGTATATGTCCCCTATAGTACTACCAATCTTGAATCTTTCGGAAAATATCTGGAACCGCTCTCTCGAGTAGTAtacgaaaaagaaatatactagataacCAATCACAGTATCTACTATAGAACCTAAATATAACCAAGATATTAACATTATCCTTACCTGATTTGCTCGGCTTGCCCGACTTGCCCGACTTGCCCGCATTGTCTATTTTGCCCGACTTGAATAACGTGCCCTGCTCTATCTTAGGACATTATCAAGATAAAGTTAACAGGGCCTTTACTAACTACCAAGGCTGTAATGGATATAAAAGGATCCCTACATCTGTATAATATTCTACTTgaaataactattatttcATCTTGTACCTGAAGCTATGTATCGATTCttacctctttttttcctgcCCCTGGCAGCTTTGGCTGCCGATGAGCTCCCTGGTGTTGTGGTTCCTAAAAAGCCCGTGGGTGGGCTGTATGATACTTGTGCTATCCAGGTGGTGCAACTATCAAAAGGCGAGAAAGCCTGGGTGACTGGCAATTGCAGCACCCGTGATGGAGACCAAATGGAAAGCCATTTAGATCTTGATCGGTGCTTTTCTAGTCAGTTTACGTTTGATATAACACCAGAAAAAGAGTACGTGGGACGCTTTCAATCCGTTAATCGTTGTGTGAATAACCTGAATAACTTTTCATAAGCGGGCCCGGAATTTCTGCAAGTTGTCGTCAGTGTGGATTCTACACCGAAAGTAATTGCTTAGGAGATGTGCAAAAGACTTTAAAGTGCCTTtgtggtagtggtggtaaGTTTCCCTTCTTGAAAATATGTCTTctggtattgatatatttatgaaatatttagattatatgCTCTTTTACCCTTTTCAACTCAGTCGGTTCCCTACATTTCCGCAGAATACTGGTTGTGTACCCCTCCTAACGAAAGGCCTATAGACGGAACAGTTCATAATGATGATGGTATGCTGAGTTGTTTTGGTATAAAGGGTGAACAGGGCCCGGCCCCTGTAAGTCTCCTGCTCTTCTGGAGCAAATCCACCGTCACTCCTGTTCCCTAGTGCAGAGCAGAGCTGATATCTTACAGGGCACGCAATCACCGGCACTGGATTAACTATCTTACGAGGATAGCTAAGTTCCAGTCAAATCAGTTTAATGTTTCCTTTTCAAAGTTCCCTATAGTACTATcaatattaaatcttttagaGAACCATTTGAACAGCTCTGTAGAGTAGCAGTCTATAAGTCTATCATCTATGAGAAGACTTCATGACTACAGTATATGATATATTGATCGCAAATCTTGGATGTATGCTAGTGCTAACAAAAGAGCCATAGACAAGATAATCGTCGTTGACGATGGTTACCTGACTTGCTTTGGTCTGGATCCTTTTACAATAGAGGAGGAAACTCCTTGCCGTTGGGACGGTCAAAAGGGTAATAGTTCAACTCCCACTGAATGAGACTGAGGCCCTCCCACGACGGCAGGTTGAATACGAGTTATCCTTAGCATGAGTCAACCTTCTGCCCCACGGATATTAATCAATTGACTCATTTCCCGCAAAAGCACTTTCCCGTTTTTTTGTTAAAATAGTGAACAAATCTTTCAAGGGAAGTCGACAAGGCTACCTGATACTAATCATTCTCAGTTGTCTCCCACAAACGAACATCGCAAATATCACCCACCGTGACACGTAAATAAAGACACAATGGCTACGAATAACGCAAACCTCCAACCCTTCCGAGCGATCCGAGCACAATCCACCCAATCCACGATCACAGTATACCAAGCCTTCTCCCCCGAAATCGCCGAACCCGCGCTGAGAGCCCAGAAATTTGTCCCCCCATTCTCCCGCACGCGCATGACCTGGATCAAGCCCTCATTCCTCTGGATGGCCTACCGCTGCGGCTGGGCCACCAAACCGAAGCAAGAACGTGTTTTGGCGATCGAGATAACCCGCGAGGGCTTCGAATGGGCCCTGAGAAGATCCTGCCTCAGTCATGTCCCCGGTAGCCGGgaccaagaccaagagaaATGGCGTCAGCGTCTCCGCGAGAGTCCTGTCCGTGTACAGTGGGATCCGGAGCGAGACCTGTGGCATCGGCCACTGGGGTATCGGTCTATTCAGATTGGGCTCAGTGGGGAGGCTGTTGAGCGATATGTCGATGAGTGGATCGTTTCGATCACAGACGTGACGGGTCTTATGGGGGATGTCAAGAGGGCACTGGATAAGGCGGATGTCGAAGGGGCGGAAGGCCTTCTTCCGGTTGAATCTGTGTATCCTCTGTCGGAGGAGCTGCGGGACATATTGCATGCGACATAGGGCAGGATCGGGTGTTTGGTTTTTCTTCCGCTGGGTGTACTCGTAGTTATTGGCATTTTTTTGGCGGTGTCGTTGGGCGTGCATGAAATCGCGATTTGAAGATATTGTCATCACTAGCAGGTCGATCTGGAGGCTTCGTTGTTGGTGACAATAAGCTTGCTCAGTCCGCCTGTTTGCATTTAcgacttgaagaagaaagttaTAAGATGTAGTATTACGCCCTTTTTGGCGAGAATCCCAACTTTCCAATCCTAGCGGACAGAAGTAATAGATTACAGAGCAAAAAAAGAACGGAGACAAATATAACCCTAAAGGTAAATTCCAGAAAAAGTTTTACAATCGTAGAAAGAGGCTACACGTTGTATTTAGATAAAGCCATGGGCGTTGCTAAAATCAAATGTATACTAAATTCGTGAGCTTCCATGTGACACAACAGCTGCATCCGCCCGAGCTTTTACACTACACTAGTCTGCACTATACCAACCACTTGACGCCGCAAAAGGCCTTCTATGATGAAATTAACGATGGATATCAGGCAGCCCAATAGTTTTCCGATACTCATGCAATCTCGAGAACACGTTGGTCCCGTTCCACagttcctcctctccatcgtTGCTCCTCTCCGGCATTCCCACTTGCTCCAACGCAAAGGAAGCTCCAACGGAGCCATAACAAGCTGCCTCAACAATACTGCCCGTCTGGAGATACCCCGCAGCAAATGCCCCAAGGAATGTATTACCAGCGCCAGTGGGATCGACTACCTTAGCGTCTGGTTTATCTCCTGGTCCATATCGATAGAACGGTGGTAGCCAGATAggagagatatcgccagCTATGATGAAACAACCATGCTCACCTGCTCGGACAATCACCGTACCCTTTCCGTTCGGCCCCACGCCGCTGTCCAAGAACCGCAGTGCCTGAGATTCAATCTTATGAATGTCTGCAACGACTGGCCGCGATTGCCCAAATAGCGCGGCCAGTTCTAGGTGATTTGGAGAGAACACATCAACCATACATGCGGCGTCTAGACAACTTTGCAAATTATCCGCCGTACACGAGAATGGGGCAGGTTCCCAAATAATGAAGGGGCGTTCTGACTCGCCTGCGTTCTGCCTAAGTGCAATAAGGCTGGAGACACGGGACATAATATGTTGAGGAGTTTCAAGATAATGATATGTCCGGGATTTCAGGAGTGGTGTGTTCTTCAGACTGCTATCCTGAATTGCGAGGATGGGCGTTGTGTATTTGAATTCCTTGGCTAGAAGACTTGTTAGCTAGAGTCATCTATGTCGTAGACAAAACATCTACTAAGTTAATGATGAGAAGTGTCTGTCGGCAGTAGGGGAGGGGTTCAATCAATTTTAGTGAAGAAAGGTATGTCGCACGTCCAAATGTAGTATCTTTGTATTCAAGTAGACCTCTAGTTGAAGGTTCGTCGGATTCTCTTTCTATGACCAATGTCACATCCCAGCTTTGCAATCGGTCTTCGATGGGTTTCGGAAAGTCATTTCCAACATGAATCATCCAGCCTAAGGAATGGCTTcgtggatgaggaagaaacaGCCGGGCACCGAGCGTAGCTACGAATACCATCTCACATTAATAACTGACTAGTATGAGGTGCAAAGCAGGAAACCCACCGTAAGCGCCAGAACCACCAAGGATATCAGTTAGTGGGTTCTTATGGGGAAGGCGGATCTCGTCGAGTACCACTAAGCCAAGGCTTGTGAAGGAGATGTCATGTATGTTCATTATGTCCGACGATCTAGACTATCTGtgtggaaaaagcaaaaaaatgGGAAAGCAGTATAACTAAATTTAGCAATGTAATGATTTATGTATCATTTTAGAACATCTGTTTGGGAAATGTGGATCAGATTAATGATGATGGTCAATGTAGATAAATAACCGGAAAATAGTCTCTGTGCCATTCCGCTTTCCTACTTGAGCCCTTTACCGGCAGAATCCAGCGTAGGAAATGGAAACGATTAGGGTTAGAGAAAGTCCAATGAAGACACTGGTGTCCACTAACCATGCTCCAAAGAATATTAGTAAGAGGATCAAATTGGTGCTTGATTTATATCAAAGAGAGCACAGAACCGAGGCTAGTTTAGATCTACGATCAACATTTCTCCGAGCCCTAAAGGTGCTGGGGTGGTTATATATAATGGCTGTACTATATTAGTATTCTCAAACTCTCAAATACTGTACTCTGTTGCACAACTCTCTGCATGTTAGCTTTTCTGTTTTATTAGTCTATAAGTAATACCGAGGTATTGGAAACCATAACAGTATCTTCTGACTGAGATGTTATGTAACTGTATTCTAATCG
This window harbors:
- a CDS encoding uncharacterized protein (domain of unknown function-domain containing protein); protein product: MATNNANLQPFRAIRAQSTQSTITVYQAFSPEIAEPALRAQKFVPPFSRTRMTWIKPSFLWMAYRCGWATKPKQERVLAIEITREGFEWALRRSCLSHVPGSRDQDQEKWRQRLRESPVRVQWDPERDLWHRPLGYRSIQIGLSGEAVERYVDEWIVSITDVTGLMGDVKRALDKADVEGAEGLLPVESVYPLSEELRDILHAT
- a CDS encoding pfkB family kinase, which codes for MNIHDISFTSLGLVVLDEIRLPHKNPLTDILGGSGAYATLGARLFLPHPRSHSLGWMIHVGNDFPKPIEDRLQSWDVTLVIERESDEPSTRGLLEYKDTTFGPKEFKYTTPILAIQDSSLKNTPLLKSRTYHYLETPQHIMSRVSSLIALRQNAGESERPFIIWEPAPFSCTADNLQSCLDAACMVDVFSPNHLELAALFGQSRPVVADIHKIESQALRFLDSGVGPNGKGTVIVRAGEHGCFIIAGDISPIWLPPFYRYGPGDKPDAKVVDPTGAGNTFLGAFAAGYLQTGSIVEAACYGSVGASFALEQVGMPERSNDGEEELWNGTNVFSRLHEYRKTIGLPDIHR